One Sebastes umbrosus isolate fSebUmb1 chromosome 6, fSebUmb1.pri, whole genome shotgun sequence DNA window includes the following coding sequences:
- the arhgef3l gene encoding rho guanine nucleotide exchange factor (GEF) 3, like isoform X1, whose translation MEAEETGETRTSWLSVLPETHSIPCDHAGKKRKQDPTPEPAIRISEDEEDDDEGEMMCDHMGDLEEPSTKRVKPVVKSNSLTGVITPVKTPALKRFGQSISRSISFRTEARPLPPTPLRSRTKASSYPRRRNSQCWSDTVESHDLTAKEIKRQEVIYELTQGERQLIEDLSLVKKVYYEPMLTLDIMTESELGQIFGTLDSLIPIHQDLLSRLERLRGSEKTIGEVGPTLMNWFPYLEAYVTYCCNQVGAKALLDQKKHEKRVEHFLRLCQESSFSRKLDLWNFLDLPRSRLVKYPLLLKEIQKCTPSEHPDEDTLPDALELVQSIVAEVNKKTGEAECQFYRRGLTYLEDAQRLPEIQQSRFLYCHGELKNNKGQRLHVFLFELALVLSRPGEDKEGGQVFQVYRQPLSNASINLEEIPDGEAGGGGTFRGAFTGGNDKVKNCFRVSSRGRSKVHPYSLQANDSFSKQQWITCLRQAIVRSRDRTAQASQSQLSLHPDPALYHIADLSLSSDTEMADHTGR comes from the exons ATGGAAGCAGAGGAGACTGGTGAAACAAGGACTTCCTG GTTGTCAGTGCTACCAGAGACGCACTCCATCCCCTGTGACCATGCTGGG aagaagagaaaacaagaccCGACCCCTGAACCTGCGATCAGAATCAGCGAG GATGAAGAGGACGACGATGAGGGGGAGATGATGTGCGACCACATGGGGGATTTAGAG GAGCCCAGCACCAAAAGGGTCAAACCTGTGGTAAAGTCCAACAGCCTGACGGGTGTCATAACCCCGGTGAAGACCCCTGCTCTGAAACGCTTCGGACAGTCCATCTCG AGGTCTATTAGTTTCCGCACGGAGGCTCGACCTTTGCCCCCGACTCCCCTGCGCTCTCGCACGAAGGCCTCGTCGTATCCACGCCGGCGCAACAGCCAGTGCTGGAGTGACACCGTGGAGAGTCATGACCTCACTGCAAAGGAGATCAAACGGCAAGAG GTGATCTATGAGCTGACTCAGGGTGAGAGACAACTCATCGAGGACCTCAGTCTGGTCAAGAAG GTGTACTATGAGCCCATGCTGACGTTGGACATCATGACAGAGAGTGAGCTCGGACAGATCTTTGGGACACTGGACTCTCTCATTCCCATCCATCAAG ATCTTCTGAGTCGTCTCGAGCGGCTGAGGGGATCAGAGAAGACGATCGGAGAGGTGGGACCTACTTTGATGAACTGG ttCCCCTACCTGGAGGCCTACGTTACGTACTGCTGTAACCAAGTGGGAGCCAAAGCCCTGCTGGACCAGAAGAAGCACGAGAAGAGAGTCGAGCACTTCCTGCGCCTGTGTCAGGAGTCCTCGTTCAGCAGGAAACTGGACCTGTGGAACTTCCTGGATCTCCCTCGAAGCCGTTTGGTCAAATACCCGCTGCTGTTGAAAGAGATACAGAAGTGCACGCCTTCAGAGCACCCGGACGAGGACACACTGCCTGATGCT TTGGAGCTGGTCCAGAGCATCGTGGCGGAGGTGAACAAGAAGACAGGAGAGGCGGAGTGTCAGTTCTACAGGCGGGGTCTCACATACCTGGAAGACGCTCAGAGACTACCAGAGATCCAGCAGTCCCGCTTCCTGTACTGCCACGGAGAGCTCAAGAACAACAAAGGCCAG cgGCTGCATGTGTTCCTGTTCGAGCTGGCTCTGGTGCTGAGCCGGCCGGGGGAGGACAAAGAGGGAGGTCAGGTGTTCCAAGTGTACAGACAGCCTCTTTCCAACGCTTCCATAAACCTGGAGGAGATCCCAGATGGGGAGGCTGGTGGAGGGGGCACCTTCAGGGGAGCCTTCACCGGAGGAAATGATAAAG TGAAGAACTGTTTCCGTGTGAGCAGCAGAGGGCGCTCCAAAGTTCACCCTTACAGCCTGCAGGCCAACGACTCCTTCAGCAAGCAGCAGTGGATCACCTGTCTGCGCCAGGCCATCGTCCGGTCCCGGGATAGGACCGCTCAGGCCAGCCAGTCGCAGCTCTCCCTTCACCCCGATCCCGCCCTGTATCACATAGCCGATCTCAGCCTCAGTTCGGACACAGAGATGGCAGACCATACCGGTCGCTGA
- the usp21 gene encoding ubiquitin carboxyl-terminal hydrolase 21 isoform X2, with protein sequence MPGASGVNVEGSCEALCRTLVSQKETSDISQSVLYTSLMGLLLVADNEKEPLTIGSGRFGLRNIGNTCFLNAVVQCLSHTRGLRDYSLLMSYRDEKFSKEDAKLMEAFCQVLSGLWDVNEGNTVVNPQRFYNIFKEAVPYFSGYSQQDAQEFLRFLLDKLHTEINRRPYVRRTGKEPEQKIARFRISEEAAAMWKKHLERDDSRIVDLFSGQLRSSLHCSVCSHYSNTFDVFCDLSLPIPKRSSNGEVTLKECLDLFSQEEKLDKENSPMCERCNRHTECTKRLSIQRFPQVIVIHLNRFTTSRWSISKSTVYVSFPLTNLDLGRYGPIDTPVLYDLYAICNHAGTVNMGHYTACCSDENGWCFYNDSSVTPVSENQLQTNQAYVLFYQRSNSTTTARK encoded by the exons ATGCCCGGAGCCAGTGGCGTCAACGTCGAGGGCTCTTGCGAGGCCTTGTGTCGAACCCTGGTATCCCAGAAAGAGACGTCCGACATCTCCCAGTCCGTCCTCTACACCTCACTGATGGGCCTGCTGCTGGTCGCCGACAACGAG AAGGAGCCGCTCACCATAGGAAGTGGAAGGTTTGGCCTTAGAAATATAGGAAACACA TGTTTCCTGAACGCAGTAGTCCAATGTTTGTCTCACACACGTGGCCTACGGGACTACAGCCTCCTCATGTCCTACAGGGATGAGAAGTTCTCCAAAGAGGACGCTAAGCTCATGGAAG CTTTCTGTCAGGTGCTATCGGGCCTCTGGGATGTAAACGAAGGGAACACAGTTGTAAACCCACAACGGTTTTACAATATCTTCAAAGAAGCTGTGCCTTACTTCAGTGGATACAG TCAACAGGATGCACAAGAGTTTCTCAGGTTCCTATTGGACAAGCTGCACACAGAAATCAACCGCAGACCCTACGTTCGACGAACGGGGAAGGAGCCTGAACAAAAAATTGCCAGATTTAG GATTTCAGAAGAGGCAGCTGCCATGTGGAAGAAGCACTTGGAGAGAGATGACAGCAGGATAGTAG ACCTGTTCTCGGGCCAGCTGAGGAGCTCGCTGCACTGCTCGGTGTGCTCCCACTACTCCAACACATTCGATGTCTTCTGTGATCTGTCGCTGCCCATCCCCAAGAGGAGCTCCAACGGTGAGGTCACGCTGAAGGAGTGCCTGGACCTCTTCTCTCAGGAGGAGAAACTGGACAAGGAGAATTCACCA ATGTGTGAGAGGTGTAACAGGCATACAGAGTGCACCAAGCGGCTTTCCATCCAGAGGTTTCCCCAGGTCATTGTGATCC ATCTGAACCGTTTTACGACGTCACGGTGGTCTATCAGTAAAAGCACAGTGTATGTGTCCTTCCCACTCACCAACCTGGACCTTGGACGCTATGGACCTATCGACA CCCCAGTTCTGTATGATTTATATGCAATATGTAACCACGCTGGGACGGTGAACATGGGCCACTACACAGCCTGCTGTTCAGACGAAAATGGTTGGTGCTTCTACAACGACTCCAG TGTGACTCCAGTCTCAGAGAACCAGCTTCAGACCAATCAAGCCTATGTGCTGTTCTACCAGCGCAGCAACAGCACCACCACCGCCAGGAAATAG
- the usp21 gene encoding ubiquitin carboxyl-terminal hydrolase 21 isoform X1, whose product MPGASGVNVEGSCEALCRTLVSQKETSDISQSVLYTSLMGLLLVADNEKEPLTIGSGRFGLRNIGNTCFLNAVVQCLSHTRGLRDYSLLMSYRDEKFSKEDAKLMEAFCQVLSGLWDVNEGNTVVNPQRFYNIFKEAVPYFSGYSQQDAQEFLRFLLDKLHTEINRRPYVRRTGKEPEQKIARFRISEEAAAMWKKHLERDDSRIVDLFSGQLRSSLHCSVCSHYSNTFDVFCDLSLPIPKRSSNGEVTLKECLDLFSQEEKLDKENSPMCERCNRHTECTKRLSIQRFPQVIVIHLNRFTTSRWSISKSTVYVSFPLTNLDLGRYGPIDSAPVLYDLYAICNHAGTVNMGHYTACCSDENGWCFYNDSSVTPVSENQLQTNQAYVLFYQRSNSTTTARK is encoded by the exons ATGCCCGGAGCCAGTGGCGTCAACGTCGAGGGCTCTTGCGAGGCCTTGTGTCGAACCCTGGTATCCCAGAAAGAGACGTCCGACATCTCCCAGTCCGTCCTCTACACCTCACTGATGGGCCTGCTGCTGGTCGCCGACAACGAG AAGGAGCCGCTCACCATAGGAAGTGGAAGGTTTGGCCTTAGAAATATAGGAAACACA TGTTTCCTGAACGCAGTAGTCCAATGTTTGTCTCACACACGTGGCCTACGGGACTACAGCCTCCTCATGTCCTACAGGGATGAGAAGTTCTCCAAAGAGGACGCTAAGCTCATGGAAG CTTTCTGTCAGGTGCTATCGGGCCTCTGGGATGTAAACGAAGGGAACACAGTTGTAAACCCACAACGGTTTTACAATATCTTCAAAGAAGCTGTGCCTTACTTCAGTGGATACAG TCAACAGGATGCACAAGAGTTTCTCAGGTTCCTATTGGACAAGCTGCACACAGAAATCAACCGCAGACCCTACGTTCGACGAACGGGGAAGGAGCCTGAACAAAAAATTGCCAGATTTAG GATTTCAGAAGAGGCAGCTGCCATGTGGAAGAAGCACTTGGAGAGAGATGACAGCAGGATAGTAG ACCTGTTCTCGGGCCAGCTGAGGAGCTCGCTGCACTGCTCGGTGTGCTCCCACTACTCCAACACATTCGATGTCTTCTGTGATCTGTCGCTGCCCATCCCCAAGAGGAGCTCCAACGGTGAGGTCACGCTGAAGGAGTGCCTGGACCTCTTCTCTCAGGAGGAGAAACTGGACAAGGAGAATTCACCA ATGTGTGAGAGGTGTAACAGGCATACAGAGTGCACCAAGCGGCTTTCCATCCAGAGGTTTCCCCAGGTCATTGTGATCC ATCTGAACCGTTTTACGACGTCACGGTGGTCTATCAGTAAAAGCACAGTGTATGTGTCCTTCCCACTCACCAACCTGGACCTTGGACGCTATGGACCTATCGACAGTG CCCCAGTTCTGTATGATTTATATGCAATATGTAACCACGCTGGGACGGTGAACATGGGCCACTACACAGCCTGCTGTTCAGACGAAAATGGTTGGTGCTTCTACAACGACTCCAG TGTGACTCCAGTCTCAGAGAACCAGCTTCAGACCAATCAAGCCTATGTGCTGTTCTACCAGCGCAGCAACAGCACCACCACCGCCAGGAAATAG
- the arhgef3l gene encoding rho guanine nucleotide exchange factor (GEF) 3, like isoform X2 has protein sequence MEAEETGETRTSWLSVLPETHSIPCDHAGKKRKQDPTPEPAIRISEDEEDDDEGEMMCDHMGDLEEPSTKRVKPVVKSNSLTGVITPVKTPALKRFGQSISRSISFRTEARPLPPTPLRSRTKASSYPRRRNSQCWSDTVESHDLTAKEIKRQEVIYELTQGERQLIEDLSLVKKVYYEPMLTLDIMTESELGQIFGTLDSLIPIHQDLLSRLERLRGSEKTIGEVGPTLMNWFPYLEAYVTYCCNQVGAKALLDQKKHEKRVEHFLRLCQESSFSRKLDLWNFLDLPRSRLVKYPLLLKEIQKCTPSEHPDEDTLPDALELVQSIVAEVNKKTGEAECQFYRRGLTYLEDAQRLPEIQQSRFLYCHGELKNNKGQRLHVFLFELALVLSRPGEDKEGGQVFQVYRQPLSNASINLEEIPDGEAGGGGTFRGAFTGGNDKGNINPFTL, from the exons ATGGAAGCAGAGGAGACTGGTGAAACAAGGACTTCCTG GTTGTCAGTGCTACCAGAGACGCACTCCATCCCCTGTGACCATGCTGGG aagaagagaaaacaagaccCGACCCCTGAACCTGCGATCAGAATCAGCGAG GATGAAGAGGACGACGATGAGGGGGAGATGATGTGCGACCACATGGGGGATTTAGAG GAGCCCAGCACCAAAAGGGTCAAACCTGTGGTAAAGTCCAACAGCCTGACGGGTGTCATAACCCCGGTGAAGACCCCTGCTCTGAAACGCTTCGGACAGTCCATCTCG AGGTCTATTAGTTTCCGCACGGAGGCTCGACCTTTGCCCCCGACTCCCCTGCGCTCTCGCACGAAGGCCTCGTCGTATCCACGCCGGCGCAACAGCCAGTGCTGGAGTGACACCGTGGAGAGTCATGACCTCACTGCAAAGGAGATCAAACGGCAAGAG GTGATCTATGAGCTGACTCAGGGTGAGAGACAACTCATCGAGGACCTCAGTCTGGTCAAGAAG GTGTACTATGAGCCCATGCTGACGTTGGACATCATGACAGAGAGTGAGCTCGGACAGATCTTTGGGACACTGGACTCTCTCATTCCCATCCATCAAG ATCTTCTGAGTCGTCTCGAGCGGCTGAGGGGATCAGAGAAGACGATCGGAGAGGTGGGACCTACTTTGATGAACTGG ttCCCCTACCTGGAGGCCTACGTTACGTACTGCTGTAACCAAGTGGGAGCCAAAGCCCTGCTGGACCAGAAGAAGCACGAGAAGAGAGTCGAGCACTTCCTGCGCCTGTGTCAGGAGTCCTCGTTCAGCAGGAAACTGGACCTGTGGAACTTCCTGGATCTCCCTCGAAGCCGTTTGGTCAAATACCCGCTGCTGTTGAAAGAGATACAGAAGTGCACGCCTTCAGAGCACCCGGACGAGGACACACTGCCTGATGCT TTGGAGCTGGTCCAGAGCATCGTGGCGGAGGTGAACAAGAAGACAGGAGAGGCGGAGTGTCAGTTCTACAGGCGGGGTCTCACATACCTGGAAGACGCTCAGAGACTACCAGAGATCCAGCAGTCCCGCTTCCTGTACTGCCACGGAGAGCTCAAGAACAACAAAGGCCAG cgGCTGCATGTGTTCCTGTTCGAGCTGGCTCTGGTGCTGAGCCGGCCGGGGGAGGACAAAGAGGGAGGTCAGGTGTTCCAAGTGTACAGACAGCCTCTTTCCAACGCTTCCATAAACCTGGAGGAGATCCCAGATGGGGAGGCTGGTGGAGGGGGCACCTTCAGGGGAGCCTTCACCGGAGGAAATGATAAAGGTAACATTAATCCATTTACATTATAG